Proteins encoded within one genomic window of Bacillus sp. F19:
- a CDS encoding UDP-N-acetylmuramoyl-L-alanyl-D-glutamate--2,6-diaminopimelate ligase — MKLQILLEETGHSANISADLESVEIKGIEANSSKIEEGYLFVAITGYERDGHDYIQDAINRGAAAVIGEKDFPDLTIPYIKVENSRYALANLAARYYEFPSKKHIMIGITGTNGKTTTSFMLRHILKYAGYSCALFGTVHNVINGQTYDSKNTTPDSLELQRLLAKSHDDIVIMEVSSHGLAQKRLEGIEYDIGLFTNLAHEHLDYHDTIEEYFEVKQLLFSKLKEGGQAIISTHDEWGGKLTDLLNERKIKVSTFGKTEEDDLIFDSNSDVHCSDFEVTESGKQLHFQMTIPGLHNIYNASMAYLTGRKLGIESDGLIDAFKTFPGIPGRFEMYSHPNDATAVIDYAHTADAFSYCLKTARDCGAKRILHVFGFRGDRDESKRDEMMAVSSQMSDCTILTLDDLNGIDQKDMIAELEKYREASGKAADLIIPDRTLAIKKAWDMAEAGDWILVTGKGSEMYKEDYELPSKSDQETFALLIDQNTTIAT; from the coding sequence AAGCGAATTCTTCTAAGATAGAAGAAGGCTATTTATTTGTGGCCATTACAGGATATGAACGTGACGGACACGATTATATACAGGATGCAATAAATAGAGGTGCGGCAGCAGTTATTGGAGAAAAAGATTTTCCGGATTTGACCATCCCGTATATTAAGGTTGAGAATAGCCGCTATGCTTTGGCCAATCTTGCCGCACGATACTATGAGTTTCCGTCAAAAAAACACATTATGATCGGAATTACGGGTACAAACGGGAAAACTACAACTTCTTTTATGCTCAGACATATTCTTAAATATGCAGGGTATTCTTGTGCATTGTTTGGAACAGTACACAATGTAATAAATGGACAGACCTATGATTCGAAAAATACAACACCTGATTCACTGGAATTACAAAGGCTTTTAGCCAAAAGCCATGATGATATTGTCATTATGGAAGTATCCTCACATGGCTTAGCCCAAAAAAGGCTGGAAGGCATTGAATATGACATCGGTCTGTTTACAAATCTTGCTCATGAGCATTTGGATTATCATGATACGATTGAAGAATATTTTGAAGTGAAGCAGCTGCTTTTTTCAAAGTTAAAAGAAGGCGGACAAGCTATTATCAGCACTCATGATGAGTGGGGGGGGAAGCTGACGGATCTGTTAAACGAGAGAAAGATCAAGGTGTCGACCTTTGGAAAAACAGAAGAGGACGATCTTATTTTTGATTCTAACAGTGATGTTCATTGCTCAGATTTTGAAGTCACAGAGTCTGGAAAACAGCTTCATTTTCAAATGACAATTCCGGGTCTTCATAACATTTATAATGCTTCCATGGCCTATCTGACCGGCAGAAAATTAGGGATCGAATCTGACGGGCTGATTGATGCATTCAAAACATTTCCGGGAATTCCGGGCCGGTTCGAAATGTACAGTCATCCCAATGATGCCACGGCTGTCATTGATTACGCACATACAGCTGATGCGTTTTCTTACTGTTTAAAAACAGCCCGTGATTGCGGGGCAAAACGGATCCTTCATGTATTTGGATTCAGGGGTGACCGTGATGAAAGCAAACGGGATGAAATGATGGCTGTCTCATCGCAAATGAGTGACTGCACAATTCTGACGTTAGATGATCTAAATGGAATTGATCAAAAAGATATGATAGCAGAGCTTGAAAAATATCGTGAGGCTTCCGGCAAAGCGGCAGATCTAATCATACCTGACAGGACACTTGCCATAAAAAAAGCCTGGGATATGGCAGAAGCTGGAGATTGGATCCTCGTCACCGGAAAAGGGAGCGAAATGTATAAGGAAGACTATGAACTCCCATCTAAATCCGATCAGGAAACCTTCGCATTGCTGATCGATCAAAATACAACGATTGCAACTTGA